A single region of the Polyodon spathula isolate WHYD16114869_AA chromosome 12, ASM1765450v1, whole genome shotgun sequence genome encodes:
- the LOC121323748 gene encoding SH3 domain and tetratricopeptide repeat-containing protein 2-like isoform X2: protein MAFFCNISLVRNFLVSVCRSSGANEDFTEEDDMTTGNLGPLMEAHPPESSSDNGEETVSLAAGQKFSTDVQLTFCVMRRSCGLQDTALQEGVRTRLRIIESNGQEISKLFKDLSARLVSVHIERDCFSITFKTAEEIWKFSTYLVLGHVARCLENFLFDQSFWLNEALVDDVEISVTLNQDHLATVYLGLLLQEGTFFAKALCPITNPDDDELCIKKNDLVMVKNVGQDSFWKGMLLSSGRHDLVPVSAMQPLPYPFYQWFLKTYPGSAGSLSSGKCLFDHTIGKGTCVAVVNNNSKGMDELNFNKGEELEIVGFLLSGLEWFVGRCDSSGKTGFVRTIHVKPESFKPLDTHLVFLSEEEKALLTMLDPSSNQCYSTLLNNLSKTDINTVYRLDKFVKSKFPDLKNKSQLEMSLDGFTESSILERCETTLTEQWPQQIDSKSQCSNKDNTCPTFSFEDTFKEMNELEEDPKFFVDLNTWDTEDSDVFEPILMFLNEDRYVSHYQSLYDISFSFLNSIFYGFSEEGELVQYLENAREWAKKSRMNWALRRICFLLGRLCAKKVKFSQARVYFEESLGVPGYGFADTFLLTALYINLAAIYLKQNMKEKLELILEKANALFLCLPQHLFSSFNEFEVLQLVLRKAIMTSDMHLEARTCFLVVTLFLKLGRTEGALPFVERLQFLSLSISAQTTDSPVDLNWLLSTLYYDKYLPHMSLGSLRLASNQRQSLHATLQKVDRFIQNAIRLNAQWAGDNSPLPAQITIYLKQALSIASQSGDIQAQRDLCLSLVNLYQCYGVFDRAVEYAERAIETGRQINEEEAFKASLLLAWLLISNEQVEKASDILASLLKSLDETDSSTQRGVVHNLLAICLRKENRIKEAAGNLYWALKKSQETGNKRNQALTLANFGYLALSIRAYALAEGYLLKSLQIFSELLNSSTDADHVQACLLLGHCYIDTRRTEDGRLCYETALLIAMSARNLHSQLHAAKSLISFYEKVLPRLGQCIIYYEHCVALSRQLKDKRLEGEILETLSKLYSSLKTETSYRKSLDYTKQSLRISIDLGKKDKKAETWLQAGRIYYMIQENELVEMYLQAAIETAQRTNDSHFVMRMYEEAGDVFYKGHRHRETAIAFYRDGAVPLSRSTGDAESELRLINKLTELETSLKHYDDALQYATLAVRLSVSTGDQMKERIAFHRLASVHYSLQQYEMAENYYLKALSLSPLQCVKEARYFVKVYCRLGDITLHKLEDALDASGYFNLALAAALEELENKEALYIIYIKLAEIHASHVPDKKLHSFFMSNAQALRKEPAPDTDTFC from the exons tgtgtAGATCATCTGGTGCCAATGAAGACTTCACAGAGGAAGACGATATGACAACAG GAAATCTAGGGCCTCTAATGGAAGCCCATCCACCAGAAAGCTCTTCGGACAATGGGGAAGAAACGGTGTCCCTCGCAGCGGGGCAAAAATTCTCCACAG ATGTGCAGCTCACATTTTGTGTAATGAGACGGTCATGTGGGCTTCAGGATACAGCACTGCAAGAGGGGGTCAGAACTAGGCTGAGGATTATTGAGAGCAATGGTCAGGAAATATCTAAGCTGTTCAAG GATTTGTCAGCTAGACTGGTATCTGTTCACATTGAAAGAGACTGCTTTTCCATCACCTTCAAGACAGCAGAAGAGATCTGGAAGTTCTCAACGTATCTTGTGCTAG GACATGTTGCACGCTGTTTGGAGAACTTTCTATTTGACCAGTCTTTCTGGTTGAATGAAGCCCTTGTTGATGATGTGGAGATCAGTGTGACATTAAATCAAGACCATCTTGCAACAGTGTACCTGGGGCTGCTTCTGCAGGAAG GTACATTCTTTGCCAAAGCTCTGTGCCCCATTACAAACCCCGACGATGATGAGCTGTGTATCAAAAAGAATGACCTGGTCATGGTGAAGAACGTTGGTCAGGATTCGTTTTGGAAAGGCATGTTGCTCTCTTCAGGACGACATGACTTAGTGCCAGTATCAGCCATGCAACCCCTTCCTTACCCATTTTACCA GTGGTTCCTCAAGACATACCCAGGAAGTGCTGGTAGTCTATCCTCCGGCAAATGTCTGTTTGACCACACCATTG GTAAAGGCACCTGTGTTGCTGTGGTGAATAACAATTCAAAAGGAATGGATGAACTCAATTTTAACAAAGGGGAGGAGTTAGAAATTGTTGGCTTCCTTCTCTCTGGTTTGGAGTGGTTTGTTGGGAGATGTGACTCCAGTGGAAAAACAGGATTTGTCCGAACAATACACGTGAAACCAGAGAGTTTCAAACCACT AGATACACATTTAGTCTTTCTGAGTGAAGAAGAGAAAGCATTACTAACCATGTTAGACCCCAGCAGTAATCAATGTTACAGTACTCTCTTGAACAACCTTTCAAAAACTGACATCAATACAGTTTACAGACTAG ATAAATTTGTCAAATCCAAGTTTCCAGATCTTAAGAACAAATCACAGCTTG AAATGAGTTTGGATGGGTTTACAGAAAGTTCCATATTGGAAAGATGTGAAACAACCCTCACTGAGCAGTGGCCCCAGCAAATTGACTCAAAATCTCAGTGCTCAAACAAAGATAATACATGCCCTACATTCAGCTTTGAAGATACTTTCAAGGAAATGAACGAACTTGAAGAGGATCCAAAATTCTTTGTAGATCTTAACACCTGGGATACGGAGGACTCTGACGTTTTTGAACCAATTCTGATGTTCCTAAATGAAGATCGTTATGTTTCGCACTACCAGAGCCTGTATGACATCTCCTTTTCCTTTCTGAATTCCATCTTCTATGGATTTTCAGAAGAGGGTGAGCTGGTTCAATATCTGGAGAACGCAAGGGAATGGGCTAAGAAAAGCAGAATGAACTGGGCTCTCAGGCGGATCTGTTTTCTTTTGGGTAGACTTTGTGCAAAAAAGGTAAAGTTCTCACAGGCCAGGGTTTACTTTGAAGAATCACTTGGTGTCCCGGGCTATGGGTTTGCTGATACATTTCTGTTAACTGCCCTCTACATAAACCTTGCAGCTATCTATttgaaacaaaatatgaaagaaaagctGGAACTGATTTTGGAAAAAGCCAACGCCCTGTTCCTTTGCCTTCCTCAACACCTCTTCAGCTCCTTCAATGAGTTTGAAGTTCTACAGCTTGTCCTTAGGAAAGCGATCATGACAAGCGATATGCACTTAGAGGCCAGGACCTGTTTTCTTGTAGTGACCCTCTTCTTAAAGCTTGGAAGGACAGAAGGAGCCTTGCCCTTTGTGGAACGACTGCAGTTTCTGTCACTTAGCATCTCTGCCCAAACCACAGACTCCCCTGTGGACCTGAATTGGCTGCTGAGCACACTCTACTATGACAAGTACCTGCCACATATGTCTTTGGGGTCATTAAGACTTGCTTCAAATCAAAGACAGTCCCTTCATGCTACTCTTCAGAAAGTGGACCGGTTTATTCAAAATGCCATTAGACTCAATGCACAATGGGCAGGAGATAACTCACCTCTCCCAGCACAAATAACAATTTACCTCAAGCAAGCTTTATCTATTGCAAGCCAAAGTGGTGACATACAGGCGCAAAGAGACCTGTGCCTGAGTTTGGTCAATTTATATCAATGTTATGGAGTTTTTGACAGAGCAGTAGAGTATGCTGAAAGAGCTATAGAGACTGGAAGACAAATCAATGAAGAAGAGGCTTTTAAAGCCTCACTGTTGTTGGCCTGGTTGCTCATTTCTAATGAACAAGTGGAAAAAGCCTCAGATATACTGGCGTCTCTCCTCAAATCTCTGGATGAAACGGACAGTTCTACACAAAGAGGGGTTGTTCACAATCTCCTGGCCATTTGCTTACGGAAAGAGAATAGGATCAAAGAGGCAGCTGGTAACTTGTACTGGGCACTGAAAAAGTCTCAAGAAACTGGAAACAAAAGAAATCAAGCACTCACACTGGCTAACTTTGGCTACCTGGCGCTTTCCATTAGGGCCTATGCTCTGGCTGAGGGCTATCTCCTCAAGTCACTTCAGATCTTTTCAGAACTCCTTAACAGCTCTACAGATGCAGACCACGTGCAGGCTTGCCTCTTGCTTGGTCATTGCTACATTGACACAAGGCGGACTGAGGATGGGAGGCTGTGCTATGAAACAGCCCTTCTAATAGCTATGAGTGCCAGGAATCTACACA GTCAGCTTCATGCTGCTAAATCGCTCATCTCTTTTTATGAGAAGGTTTTGCCCCGACTCGGacagtgtataatatattatgAACACTGTGTGGCACTGTCGAGACAGCTAAAGGATAAAAGGCTGGAAGGAGAGATTTTGGAAACTCTGAGCAAACTCTATTCATCACTGAAAACAGAAAC ATCCTATAGGAAGTCCTTAGATTACACCAAGCAGAGCCTTAGAATTTCCATTGACCTgggaaagaaagacaaaaaagctgAAACCTGGCTTCAGGCAGGGAGAATCTACTACATGATACAAGAAAATGAACTGGTGGAGATGTATCTACAG GCAGCTATTGAGACGGCTCAGAGGACGAATGATTCACACTTTGTCATGAGGATGTATGAAGAAGCTGGGGATGTCTTTTATAAAGGgcacagacacagagaaacagcaaTAGCTTTCTACAGG GATGGCGCTGTCCCCCTTTCCAGAAGTACTGGCGATGCAGAGTCAGAATTACGCCTCATTAATAAACTTACAGAACTAGAAACAAGCTTGAAGCACTATGATGATGCTCTGCAATATGCCACTCTTGCTGTGAGACTAAGTGTATCTACAG GTGACCAAATGAAAGAGCGGATTGCATTCCATCGCCTGGCGAGTGTGCACTATTCTCTCCAGCAATATGAAATGGCTGAGAATTACTATCTGAAAGCTCTTTCCTTGAGCCCGTTGCAGTGTGTCAAAGAGGCCAGGTACTTTGTTAAAGTCTATTGCAGACTAGGGGATATAACTCTGCACAAACTAGAG gaTGCCTTGGATGCATCAGGTTACTTTAACCTGGCCCTGGCTGCAGCACTTGAAGAACTTGAGAACAAAGAAGCGCTTTACATCATTTACATAAAGCTTGCGGAGATACATGCGAGTCACGTGCCAGACAAGAAGCTCCACAGCTTTTTCATGAGCAATGCACAAGCTCTCAGGAAAGAACCGGCCCCAGACACAGACACGTTCTGCTAA
- the LOC121323748 gene encoding SH3 domain and tetratricopeptide repeat-containing protein 2-like isoform X4 yields the protein MNEEERVCRSSGANEDFTEEDDMTTGNLGPLMEAHPPESSSDNGEETVSLAAGQKFSTDVQLTFCVMRRSCGLQDTALQEGVRTRLRIIESNGQEISKLFKDLSARLVSVHIERDCFSITFKTAEEIWKFSTYLVLGHVARCLENFLFDQSFWLNEALVDDVEISVTLNQDHLATVYLGLLLQEGTFFAKALCPITNPDDDELCIKKNDLVMVKNVGQDSFWKGMLLSSGRHDLVPVSAMQPLPYPFYQWFLKTYPGSAGSLSSGKCLFDHTIGKGTCVAVVNNNSKGMDELNFNKGEELEIVGFLLSGLEWFVGRCDSSGKTGFVRTIHVKPESFKPLDTHLVFLSEEEKALLTMLDPSSNQCYSTLLNNLSKTDINTVYRLDKFVKSKFPDLKNKSQLEEMSLDGFTESSILERCETTLTEQWPQQIDSKSQCSNKDNTCPTFSFEDTFKEMNELEEDPKFFVDLNTWDTEDSDVFEPILMFLNEDRYVSHYQSLYDISFSFLNSIFYGFSEEGELVQYLENAREWAKKSRMNWALRRICFLLGRLCAKKVKFSQARVYFEESLGVPGYGFADTFLLTALYINLAAIYLKQNMKEKLELILEKANALFLCLPQHLFSSFNEFEVLQLVLRKAIMTSDMHLEARTCFLVVTLFLKLGRTEGALPFVERLQFLSLSISAQTTDSPVDLNWLLSTLYYDKYLPHMSLGSLRLASNQRQSLHATLQKVDRFIQNAIRLNAQWAGDNSPLPAQITIYLKQALSIASQSGDIQAQRDLCLSLVNLYQCYGVFDRAVEYAERAIETGRQINEEEAFKASLLLAWLLISNEQVEKASDILASLLKSLDETDSSTQRGVVHNLLAICLRKENRIKEAAGNLYWALKKSQETGNKRNQALTLANFGYLALSIRAYALAEGYLLKSLQIFSELLNSSTDADHVQACLLLGHCYIDTRRTEDGRLCYETALLIAMSARNLHSQLHAAKSLISFYEKVLPRLGQCIIYYEHCVALSRQLKDKRLEGEILETLSKLYSSLKTETSYRKSLDYTKQSLRISIDLGKKDKKAETWLQAGRIYYMIQENELVEMYLQAAIETAQRTNDSHFVMRMYEEAGDVFYKGHRHRETAIAFYRDGAVPLSRSTGDAESELRLINKLTELETSLKHYDDALQYATLAVRLSVSTGDQMKERIAFHRLASVHYSLQQYEMAENYYLKALSLSPLQCVKEARYFVKVYCRLGDITLHKLEDALDASGYFNLALAAALEELENKEALYIIYIKLAEIHASHVPDKKLHSFFMSNAQALRKEPAPDTDTFC from the exons tgtgtAGATCATCTGGTGCCAATGAAGACTTCACAGAGGAAGACGATATGACAACAG GAAATCTAGGGCCTCTAATGGAAGCCCATCCACCAGAAAGCTCTTCGGACAATGGGGAAGAAACGGTGTCCCTCGCAGCGGGGCAAAAATTCTCCACAG ATGTGCAGCTCACATTTTGTGTAATGAGACGGTCATGTGGGCTTCAGGATACAGCACTGCAAGAGGGGGTCAGAACTAGGCTGAGGATTATTGAGAGCAATGGTCAGGAAATATCTAAGCTGTTCAAG GATTTGTCAGCTAGACTGGTATCTGTTCACATTGAAAGAGACTGCTTTTCCATCACCTTCAAGACAGCAGAAGAGATCTGGAAGTTCTCAACGTATCTTGTGCTAG GACATGTTGCACGCTGTTTGGAGAACTTTCTATTTGACCAGTCTTTCTGGTTGAATGAAGCCCTTGTTGATGATGTGGAGATCAGTGTGACATTAAATCAAGACCATCTTGCAACAGTGTACCTGGGGCTGCTTCTGCAGGAAG GTACATTCTTTGCCAAAGCTCTGTGCCCCATTACAAACCCCGACGATGATGAGCTGTGTATCAAAAAGAATGACCTGGTCATGGTGAAGAACGTTGGTCAGGATTCGTTTTGGAAAGGCATGTTGCTCTCTTCAGGACGACATGACTTAGTGCCAGTATCAGCCATGCAACCCCTTCCTTACCCATTTTACCA GTGGTTCCTCAAGACATACCCAGGAAGTGCTGGTAGTCTATCCTCCGGCAAATGTCTGTTTGACCACACCATTG GTAAAGGCACCTGTGTTGCTGTGGTGAATAACAATTCAAAAGGAATGGATGAACTCAATTTTAACAAAGGGGAGGAGTTAGAAATTGTTGGCTTCCTTCTCTCTGGTTTGGAGTGGTTTGTTGGGAGATGTGACTCCAGTGGAAAAACAGGATTTGTCCGAACAATACACGTGAAACCAGAGAGTTTCAAACCACT AGATACACATTTAGTCTTTCTGAGTGAAGAAGAGAAAGCATTACTAACCATGTTAGACCCCAGCAGTAATCAATGTTACAGTACTCTCTTGAACAACCTTTCAAAAACTGACATCAATACAGTTTACAGACTAG ATAAATTTGTCAAATCCAAGTTTCCAGATCTTAAGAACAAATCACAGCTTG aAGAAATGAGTTTGGATGGGTTTACAGAAAGTTCCATATTGGAAAGATGTGAAACAACCCTCACTGAGCAGTGGCCCCAGCAAATTGACTCAAAATCTCAGTGCTCAAACAAAGATAATACATGCCCTACATTCAGCTTTGAAGATACTTTCAAGGAAATGAACGAACTTGAAGAGGATCCAAAATTCTTTGTAGATCTTAACACCTGGGATACGGAGGACTCTGACGTTTTTGAACCAATTCTGATGTTCCTAAATGAAGATCGTTATGTTTCGCACTACCAGAGCCTGTATGACATCTCCTTTTCCTTTCTGAATTCCATCTTCTATGGATTTTCAGAAGAGGGTGAGCTGGTTCAATATCTGGAGAACGCAAGGGAATGGGCTAAGAAAAGCAGAATGAACTGGGCTCTCAGGCGGATCTGTTTTCTTTTGGGTAGACTTTGTGCAAAAAAGGTAAAGTTCTCACAGGCCAGGGTTTACTTTGAAGAATCACTTGGTGTCCCGGGCTATGGGTTTGCTGATACATTTCTGTTAACTGCCCTCTACATAAACCTTGCAGCTATCTATttgaaacaaaatatgaaagaaaagctGGAACTGATTTTGGAAAAAGCCAACGCCCTGTTCCTTTGCCTTCCTCAACACCTCTTCAGCTCCTTCAATGAGTTTGAAGTTCTACAGCTTGTCCTTAGGAAAGCGATCATGACAAGCGATATGCACTTAGAGGCCAGGACCTGTTTTCTTGTAGTGACCCTCTTCTTAAAGCTTGGAAGGACAGAAGGAGCCTTGCCCTTTGTGGAACGACTGCAGTTTCTGTCACTTAGCATCTCTGCCCAAACCACAGACTCCCCTGTGGACCTGAATTGGCTGCTGAGCACACTCTACTATGACAAGTACCTGCCACATATGTCTTTGGGGTCATTAAGACTTGCTTCAAATCAAAGACAGTCCCTTCATGCTACTCTTCAGAAAGTGGACCGGTTTATTCAAAATGCCATTAGACTCAATGCACAATGGGCAGGAGATAACTCACCTCTCCCAGCACAAATAACAATTTACCTCAAGCAAGCTTTATCTATTGCAAGCCAAAGTGGTGACATACAGGCGCAAAGAGACCTGTGCCTGAGTTTGGTCAATTTATATCAATGTTATGGAGTTTTTGACAGAGCAGTAGAGTATGCTGAAAGAGCTATAGAGACTGGAAGACAAATCAATGAAGAAGAGGCTTTTAAAGCCTCACTGTTGTTGGCCTGGTTGCTCATTTCTAATGAACAAGTGGAAAAAGCCTCAGATATACTGGCGTCTCTCCTCAAATCTCTGGATGAAACGGACAGTTCTACACAAAGAGGGGTTGTTCACAATCTCCTGGCCATTTGCTTACGGAAAGAGAATAGGATCAAAGAGGCAGCTGGTAACTTGTACTGGGCACTGAAAAAGTCTCAAGAAACTGGAAACAAAAGAAATCAAGCACTCACACTGGCTAACTTTGGCTACCTGGCGCTTTCCATTAGGGCCTATGCTCTGGCTGAGGGCTATCTCCTCAAGTCACTTCAGATCTTTTCAGAACTCCTTAACAGCTCTACAGATGCAGACCACGTGCAGGCTTGCCTCTTGCTTGGTCATTGCTACATTGACACAAGGCGGACTGAGGATGGGAGGCTGTGCTATGAAACAGCCCTTCTAATAGCTATGAGTGCCAGGAATCTACACA GTCAGCTTCATGCTGCTAAATCGCTCATCTCTTTTTATGAGAAGGTTTTGCCCCGACTCGGacagtgtataatatattatgAACACTGTGTGGCACTGTCGAGACAGCTAAAGGATAAAAGGCTGGAAGGAGAGATTTTGGAAACTCTGAGCAAACTCTATTCATCACTGAAAACAGAAAC ATCCTATAGGAAGTCCTTAGATTACACCAAGCAGAGCCTTAGAATTTCCATTGACCTgggaaagaaagacaaaaaagctgAAACCTGGCTTCAGGCAGGGAGAATCTACTACATGATACAAGAAAATGAACTGGTGGAGATGTATCTACAG GCAGCTATTGAGACGGCTCAGAGGACGAATGATTCACACTTTGTCATGAGGATGTATGAAGAAGCTGGGGATGTCTTTTATAAAGGgcacagacacagagaaacagcaaTAGCTTTCTACAGG GATGGCGCTGTCCCCCTTTCCAGAAGTACTGGCGATGCAGAGTCAGAATTACGCCTCATTAATAAACTTACAGAACTAGAAACAAGCTTGAAGCACTATGATGATGCTCTGCAATATGCCACTCTTGCTGTGAGACTAAGTGTATCTACAG GTGACCAAATGAAAGAGCGGATTGCATTCCATCGCCTGGCGAGTGTGCACTATTCTCTCCAGCAATATGAAATGGCTGAGAATTACTATCTGAAAGCTCTTTCCTTGAGCCCGTTGCAGTGTGTCAAAGAGGCCAGGTACTTTGTTAAAGTCTATTGCAGACTAGGGGATATAACTCTGCACAAACTAGAG gaTGCCTTGGATGCATCAGGTTACTTTAACCTGGCCCTGGCTGCAGCACTTGAAGAACTTGAGAACAAAGAAGCGCTTTACATCATTTACATAAAGCTTGCGGAGATACATGCGAGTCACGTGCCAGACAAGAAGCTCCACAGCTTTTTCATGAGCAATGCACAAGCTCTCAGGAAAGAACCGGCCCCAGACACAGACACGTTCTGCTAA